The Chryseobacterium sp. JV274 sequence GTTTTGGCGGCGGACAACCCGTTAACATGGGAATTATTGCTGAAGAAGTAATCAAACAGGGAATTGATAAAGAACGGTTTGATATAAGAATTGATACAAATGATTATTCTCAGATCATTTACAGCAGCCAGTACAATGAAACCCATTACAATTATCTGGCAAGAATGGCTGAAGCTTATGGGGAACAATTCTATTATGATGGAGAGGTACTGCATTTTGGAAAACTTCCTCCACAGAATAAACCTATCAAACTGCTCTATGGCAGCAATGCAGATCATGTAAAAGTAGAGTTAAAAGCTGTTCATACAAAACCTCAATACTACGGCTACAACAGCAGCAAAAACGAAAAACTGACTTCCGGGGAAACTCCTGTAAGTCATATGGGCGATCTTGCCCGTACAGCATACGGTCATAATGATAAAATATACAAAACTCCGGCGCTTCAGATTGCACCTATTAAAGCTACAACCCATCTGGATGTAGAACATTCCCAAAGAAGCACTTCAGGAAGCGAAGCGGTAAATGTATTTTCCGTTTCCGGATCTACAACAGTTCCGTTTTTACATCCTGGATGTATTGTGGATATTCACATGAGAAAACCGGACAGTAATGAAACATCCTATTTTACCAAAGTGATGGTAACAGAGGTTGTTCATGAAATTGATACCATCGGACATTATTCAGGAACTTTTGAATCTATTGCTGCAGATACAGGTTTTTTACCCAAACCGGAATTTAATGTGCCCGCTGCACAGCCACAGATCGCAACCGTAATCTCAAATACTGATCCGGAAGGGCAGGGAAGAGTTCAGGTGAGATTTGACTGGCAGATGAATGATACCACTCATTTTGTAAGAGTAATGAGTCCTGATGCCGGGGGAACAGATCAGATTACTCAAAACCGAGGGTATGTAGCGATTCCTGAAATAGGAGATCAGGTGATGGTTAATTTCGTTCACAGTCACCCCGACAGACCTTTTGTCATGGGAGGAATGTTTCACGGTGGAATAGGCCTTGGAGGTGGTGCAGACAACCGTGTAAAGTCTATTCAGACGAGAAGCGGACACAGAATCGTTTTCACAGAAGATGAAAGCATCATTATTACAGATAAAAGCGGTAATGAGATTCATCTGGATACTACCGGAAGCAATATTAACATTACGGCACCGGAAACAATGACCCTGAACTGTAAGAATATGAACATCAATGTAGGGGAGAATATGACTACGACAGTGGGAATGAATAAGTCTGATAGTATCGGATTGAATAATACTGAGACTGTAGGCGCTATGAAACTTACTTCGGTCATAGGAAATGTAAGTACATTCATTACGGGTAAACTTACTGAGATTATTGAAGGAGATGTACACAGCGAAACAAAGAAGGAAAGAAATGAAATTTCAGAAAAGGAAATTAACATTACTTCCAATGCCTCTATCAATAAACACGCTCAGCAGGAAGTACAGAATAATAGCGGAGAGAGATCCAAAGCATATTAATTATGAGCAGAACGAGAATCGTAAAAGGCACTTATACCAAAATCTCTCAAGAAGATCATAACATGTATTCTCAAGAGAGTATTATTTCACGTGCCATGAAATGGATTTCTGAAAAGGGTAATGCTAAAGGGGTGAGCCATAATACGCCAAGCGATCCTCCTCCTTCTGAAATAAAAGCAAAATGTATTGTTCACTTTCGCAGTAAAAATGGTTGGCAGGGAGAAGATTATGGTTTTGACTGGATGAGATTGGGGGAGACCTCCAATTTTGGTGATGTTAATTATGAAGATATAATAGCAAAGCAATATACGGATGCTACTTATACTACATTGGAAAGAAATATCAATGAATATGATGGGAACTTTAAAAAGGAACCTGTCTTATATTCTAAACTTAAGCAAATATATGGGGTTTACAGTATTCCATGGAAGAAAAAAGCAGATGGAACTCTTGAAAATTATTATTGTTCCTGGTTATCACTTTACCCGTCCCAAATCAAAGATAGTAAAACAAATCAGCTTGTTGCCTCTAACTTTAAAAATACCAAAGCTGTTTTAAGTCTTAATATTGAAGTAGATGAAGAACCGGACGCTTTGAAATTTAAAGAAAATAAGTTTTTTAAAATTTCTCCTATGGAAATTTCTCCTAAAACCAAAGGGAAACACAATCTTAAAGATTTTGTAACCATAGAATGCTTGGAGGAATTTTCAAATGATCAGGTTATAGAAGTTATCGCAGTAAAAAAAGACAATACAGGCATTGAAACCTCCGAAGTCGCCGGGAGATTAAAGGTTTGGGCTAATCATGCTGCCAAAAGGAAAAAAACTAAGTTTTTAATTATTGAATTAAAGACCCCTGAGCTCACAGCTGGAGCTCCTTCAAAAACGGGAAATTCTGCTGGACAGAAAGAATTATTTGAAAATTATTTACGTCAGGCGTTGATAGAGGCAGATGTAGAAACTGAAACTATTGACGTATCTACAGATTCCCATTTTAAAGCAGGTGGTAAATATGTCATTGGAGGTAAAATTGCTGCTTATTATCAACCATCAAGTAATGCTCCATCGGGGTTTGTTACTCTTCAAAATTATATATACGATAAATTGAAAACACAGTTGAAAAATAATAAAATTTCTGAAACAAAATATGATAATCATTACATTGCTATCTATCTCGGAGAAAGCGGGGGATTTGTAGATGCTTCTAATCATGTAATTGCGCTCAATGGATATAGTAATGGCAGGTTTGTGGTACTATTTCCAACAAAAAATAATCAAACAGCAGCTCACGAATTTCTTCATAGTTTTGCATTACCTCACAGTTTTACTAATTCAGAAGCCGATGCAAAAGCACAGTTTACTTATGAATATGCTAAAACAGAAAATATTATGGATTATTCTCATCACATTCCCGAAACACGTTATAATCTTTGGAAATGGCAATGGGTGATAGCTAATACAAATACCAAATAATTATGAAAAAAATATTTTTATTATTCAGCTTATTGATACTTTTTTCATGTAAATCTCAAAAAAGAAATATGATAATTCCTATAATAGATAACAAATTTGAAAAGTTTGATATAGACAAATTTAGTAAATCAACAAAAAAAGAAACTGATGTGGTAACAGAGTTTCTGCCCAATGGAAATTATATTGAAATGAGTATGGCAAACTCTGGTAAATATTATACTGAATCATATAAAGGTTCTTATTTTATGCTGTCTAAATCATATTATCCAAATGGAAATATAAAACATAAGGGTATTATGTTTAATGTACCTTGGGGAGCT is a genomic window containing:
- a CDS encoding PepSY domain-containing protein: MKKIFLLFSLLILFSCKSQKRNMIIPIIDNKFEKFDIDKFSKSTKKETDVVTEFLPNGNYIEMSMANSGKYYTESYKGSYFMLSKSYYPNGNIKHKGIMFNVPWGAPFQKGIWYEFDENGKLIKEFDYDKPYKYTFEDILKFSEKEAIPVTKGPVLQSTGFHTIISRRIENEKPIWEIEWLKKSNRVENIILDGISGKVISRRESEFINN
- a CDS encoding type VI secretion system Vgr family protein — protein: MKTESKTKGSSFRPSQNADGISENHHAGINRLVKLSLVVEGKIIKYYKHFTLKQKASHHHEFSLTLAHDALGDRQSHTLEEANKFLGKRLTAVISYKDIEKSPERNFVGIITKVGFSQEKMSLGNIVISGYSPTILLDGAPHIQSFGGGQPVNMGIIAEEVIKQGIDKERFDIRIDTNDYSQIIYSSQYNETHYNYLARMAEAYGEQFYYDGEVLHFGKLPPQNKPIKLLYGSNADHVKVELKAVHTKPQYYGYNSSKNEKLTSGETPVSHMGDLARTAYGHNDKIYKTPALQIAPIKATTHLDVEHSQRSTSGSEAVNVFSVSGSTTVPFLHPGCIVDIHMRKPDSNETSYFTKVMVTEVVHEIDTIGHYSGTFESIAADTGFLPKPEFNVPAAQPQIATVISNTDPEGQGRVQVRFDWQMNDTTHFVRVMSPDAGGTDQITQNRGYVAIPEIGDQVMVNFVHSHPDRPFVMGGMFHGGIGLGGGADNRVKSIQTRSGHRIVFTEDESIIITDKSGNEIHLDTTGSNINITAPETMTLNCKNMNINVGENMTTTVGMNKSDSIGLNNTETVGAMKLTSVIGNVSTFITGKLTEIIEGDVHSETKKERNEISEKEINITSNASINKHAQQEVQNNSGERSKAY